The proteins below come from a single Pararge aegeria chromosome W unlocalized genomic scaffold, ilParAegt1.1 SUPER_W_unloc_1, whole genome shotgun sequence genomic window:
- the LOC120636776 gene encoding uncharacterized protein LOC120636776, giving the protein MENSPNDEYTLKHLYYPLNISDDQDMSDNKKTAMRRSNSIDAFFEKQKKKKRQSKSSCVAQASDGGLSYISSNDDDSISATHLIKIDIYDMKSLKDVSPLEYWKYADLRLKYYVESAGDKHYQSMRDIIYNITKQIAGKHDCKKYFIDRDNQKQ; this is encoded by the exons ATGGAG AATTCACCGAATGATGAATATACTTTAAAGCACTTATATTATCCACTCAATATATCAGATGATCAAGATATGAGTGACAATAAAAAGACCGCAATGAGAAGGAGCAACAGTATAGatgctttttttgaaaagcaaaagaaaaagaagagacaGTCAAAGTCTTCATGTGTAGCGCAAGCAAGTGACGGGGGCCTATCATATATCTCATCCAACGACGATGACAGTATCAGTGCAACACATCTAATCAAAATAGACATCTATGACATGAAGAGTCTTAAAGATGTTTCGCCTCTTGAATACTGGAAATATGCAGATTTGCGATTAAAGTACTACGTTGAATCTGCTGGTGATAAGCACTATCAAAGCATGCGagatattatatacaacatTACAAAGCAAATCGCTGGGAAGCATGactgtaaaaaatactttattgacagagataaccagaaacaataa
- the LOC120636763 gene encoding uncharacterized protein LOC120636763: MTVELNDFVYEEEMVELCQAAEVEFDLVNLCIQVETDQAALSRQSGGGVKRKIAVTKYSSSKRPFSQEPSTSAAVVTTNPIQEETTTSVSSTNNNTIECLNCKVYVNRKYYTNHLKSKTHSKNVLSLNPNLNNVQLIETAFGRRIVTYRIPNSTNTNSIFETPEHFLNIIKNTVSVIQVVQKSLKPPNLFP; the protein is encoded by the exons ATGACTGTCGAACTCAACGACTTTGTTTACGAAGAAGAAATGGTTGAGCTATGTCAAGCAGCGGAAGTTGAATTTGACTTAGTGAACCTGTGTATACAAGTAGAAACCGATCAAGCTGCTTT atCAAGACAAAGTGGAGGAggtgtaaaaagaaaaattgctgTCACAAAATATTCTTCGAGTAAGCGTCCATTTTCTCAAGAGCCTTCAACATCTGCTGCGGTGGTAACAACGAACCCAATACAGGAAGAAACAACTACATCTGTAAGTTCTACAAACAATAATACTATCGAATGCCTTAACTGCAAAGTATATGTTAACAGAAAATATTATACCAATCATCTTAAAAGCAAGACTCATAGCAAAAATGTTCTAAGTTTAAATCCCAACTTAAATAATGTTCAATTAATAGAAACTGCTTTCGGACGGCGGATAGTAACGTACAGAATCCCCAATTCCACCAACACTAATTCTATATTCGAAACTCCTGAGCACTttcttaacataattaaaaatact GTGTCTGTCATACAAGTTGTGCAGAAAAGTTTGAAACCCCCAAATTTATTCCCATAA
- the LOC120636762 gene encoding piggyBac transposable element-derived protein 4-like: MEHYLRDDEIEKALEEIFGIPDDGSEDGNESDEAEEFNVNNIQRVLEDNSSSTSSPAPEQSEYTLRNRPEPEPSSSHSTSAGRSDYSHQDESLSIESTQQIPELLEEEPSDESECEDESWGKNMWDSRPDPEFDEVTVQPKYLMNRKARPVAHFEKFFNDDGFDLIITQTNLYAEQERIKNLSPVDKAEIRAFLGIFIIMGYHILPQIDLYWSTDPGFRVNEVADVTTVKRFKKILQALHLNNNREQPERGSPDFDKLYKLRPLISLLNDAFQNNATNSSSQSIDESMILFKGRSSLKQYMPLKPIKRGYKVWCCCDSSTGYLYNFEIYTGKTGQGTE; the protein is encoded by the coding sequence ATGGAGCATTATTTGCGTGACGATGAAATAGAAAAGGCCTTGGAGGAGATCTTTGGGATTCCAGATGATGGTTCAGAAGACGGAAATGAGTCTGATGAGGCAGAAGAATTCAATGTGAACAATATTCAAAGAGTTCTGGAAGATAATAGTTCTTCCACAAGTTCTCCTGCGCCGGAGCAATCAGAATACACACTTAGAAATAGACCAGAGCCAGAGCCTTCCTCATCACATTCAACTTCTGCTGGAAGATCAGATTACTCACATCAGGACGAGTCTTTGAGTATTGAATCTACCCAACAGATCCCAGAATTACTGGAGGAAGAACCTAGTGATGAATCAGAATGTGAAGATGAGTCATGGGGAAAAAATATGTGGGATTCCCGGCCAGATCCTGAATTTGATGAGGTAACAGTACAACCTAAGTATCTTATGAATAGAAAAGCCCGTCCAGTAGCccactttgaaaagtttttcaaCGATGATGGCTTTGATTTGATTATCACTCAGACGAACTTGTATGCGGAACAGGAACGGATAAAGAATTTGAGTCCTGTCGACAAAGCAGAAATTCGTGCTTTTTTgggcatttttattataatgggatATCACATTCTGCCCCAAATAGATTTGTATTGGTCAACAGACCCTGGCTTTAGAGTAAACGAAGTTGCTGATGTTACGACGGTAAAACGTTTCAAGAAAATATTACAGGCACTTCATTTGAATAATAACAGAGAACAACCCGAAAGAGGAAGTCCCGATTTTGACAAATTGTATAAACTTAGACCTCTCATATCATTACTCAATGATGCATTTCAAAATAATGCTACCAACTCATCATCACAGAGCATCGATGAGAGCATGATCCTCTTCAAAGGTAGATCCAGCTTGAAGCAGTATATGCCGTTGAAACCTATAAAAAGGGGATATAAAGTGTGGTGTTGCTGCGACAGCAGCACAGGGTATCTATATAATTTCGAAATTTATACAGGTAAAACGGGACAAGGAACAGAATAG
- the LOC120636761 gene encoding dentin sialophosphoprotein-like — protein MCFCRDFIWGQCNKGAQCKYRHELVFEVIKKTLKFCHDFQNSAGCSRELCTYLHATKEEQSLFKSTGQLPRVLAERHANMSAAAAETIPQIALYIQESYAGPPPPPPPPPLPAVSAPASVAPAAAFPRPPVVSVAPIAPRPVMPIGQPPLPPPPPPPPPTVPTTSVRQQAPVFTAPPPTAPFTMAHPPPPIPVYDSSKPPPPIMPAHAQIKSSEPTKRKASNDDSNVRIKMKKGEDETIADQLCENCVQRELRIDAIKKQLEAINEEEEYGTLDYKKMIEEYQNLKEILKSLISTDLFQKFVEENVEGISQNQSNNNTIFDQESFNAGIPQNQSNNTIFDEEPSNAGVSTVPNQFLLQLMEYMMGDAKGGDLGAHKNQSNNTMFNPAALASGAHKNQSNNTMFNPAALASGTSQNQSNNALYNQAALASGAHKNQSNNTMYNPAALASGAHKNQSNNTMYNPAALASGTSQNQSNNTMYNHGALASGAHKNQSNNTMFSQAALASVTAQQKSFDESLIQALSSLAGESNPVKIKHNNKNNASPEILQTFLDILQQINSTDETAPAEVNLDTSNNASSNNSNISDSQQYSNRQDIPVSSVSSSRFPSPTAHGVATSPAFLQPQVAPAPPPYQHYQPMPPAGLYYPSPFAGAHTAGMQMAQDSQAMRAHVPLAMPPAPPPPVSFAPTAAPAPPPVHQPSHYAMERYPPPYYPRHQ, from the exons ATGTG TTTCTGCCGGGACTTTATATGGGGGCAGTGTAACAAGGGTGCACAGTGCAAGTACCGCCACGAGCTTGTGTTCGAGGTTATAAAAAAGACTTTGAAGTTCTGTCACGACTTTCAAAATTCGGCTGGATGTTCTCGCGAACTGTGTACATATCTGCACGCCACTAAGGAGGAGCAGAGTTTGTTCAAATCTACCGGGCAACTGCCGCGGGTTTTAGCGGAGCGTCACGCCAACATGTCTGCAGCCGCAGCTGAGACTATCCCCCAGATTGCATTATACATACAAGAGAGTTACGCGGGCCCACCTCCGCCGCCACCGCCACCACCTTTGCCGGCTGTGTCTGCGCCGGCTAGTGTTGCCCCCGCTGCAGCGTTCCCGCGACCGCCCGTCGTGTCGGTTGCGCCAATCGCCCCGCGTCCCGTGATGCCTATTGGACAACCACCgctgccgccgccgccgccgccgccgccaccgACGGTTCCAACTACTTCAGTTCGGCAGCAGGCGCCTGTATTTACAGCACCCCCTCCAACGGCACCTTTTACAATGGCCCATCCACCTCCACCTATACCGGTATATGATTCCAGTAAACCACCACCGCCAATAATGCCAGCGCACGCTCAAATAAAAAGTAGCGAACCTACGAAAAGGAAAGCCTCGAATGACGATTCAAATGTGCGAATCAAAATGAAAAAGGGAGAGGATGAAACAATTGCAGACCAGCTGTGTGAAAATTGTGTGCAAAGGGAACTAAGGATCGATgcgataaaaaaacaattagaagCTATTAATGAAGAGGAGGAATATGGGACTctcgattataaaaaaatgattgagGAGTACCAGAACTTGAAAGAAATATTGAAGTCACTAATCAGCACtgatttgtttcaaaagttcgTTGAAGAAAATGTAGAGGGAATCTctcaaaatcaatccaataataatactatatttgATCAAGAATCGTTCAATGCAGGAATCCctcaaaatcaatccaataatactatATTTGATGAAGAACCGTCAAATGCAGGTGTTTCAACCGTGcctaatcaatttttattacaactcATGGAATACATGATGGGCGACGCCAAGGGCGGCGATTTGGGAGCAcataaaaatcaatccaataatactatgttCAATCCAGCTGCGTTAGCGTCAGGAGCAcataaaaatcaatccaataatactatgttCAATCCAGCTGCGTTAGCGTCAGGAACCTctcaaaatcaatccaataatgCTTTGTACAATCAAGCAGCGTTGGCGTCAGGAGCAcataaaaatcaatccaataatactatgtaCAATCCAGCTGCGTTAGCGTCAGGAGCAcataaaaatcaatccaataatactatgtaCAATCCAGCTGCGTTAGCGTCAGGAACCTctcaaaatcaatccaataatactatgtaCAATCATGGAGCGTTAGCGTCCGGAGCCcataaaaatcaatccaataatactatgttCAGTCAAGCAGCGTTAGCGTCAGTCACGGCACAACAAAAGAGCTTTGATGAATCACTTATTCAAGCTTTATCTTCTTTGGCTGGAGAAAGTAATCCtgtcaaaataaaacacaataataaaaataacgcatCTCCTGAGATATTGCAAACGTTTTTGGacattttacaacaaattaattCAACTGACGAAACAGCGCCTGCAGAAGTGAACCTAGATACAAGCAACAACGCAAGCTCAAATAATAGTAACATAAGTGACTCCCAACAATACTCGAATAGGCAAGATATACCCGTGTCATCAGTGAGTTCGAGTAGGTTCCCATCGCCGACTGCGCACGGAGTTGCGACATCTCCGGCGTTCTTGCAACCTCAAGttgcgcccgcgccgccgccttACCAGCACTATCAGCCAATGCCGCCAGCAGGGCTTTACTACCCTTCACCCTTCGCAGGCGCCCACACAGCAGGTATGCAAATGGCTCAAGACAGCCAGGCAATGCGAGCACACGTTCCACTTGCGATGCCGCCCGCGCCCCCGCCGCCCGTCTCGTTCGCGCCGACcgctgcgcccgcgccgccgcccgtACATCAGCCCAGCCACTACGCGATGGAACGGTACCCGCCGCCCTACTACCCCAGGCATCAGTAG